The following coding sequences are from one Thermocrinis jamiesonii window:
- a CDS encoding phosphonate C-P lyase system protein PhnG, translating to MMELDFREVVVQMDKRALKRLLNILPMEEVKVKRGPQPGCLMIKAKDCFGVDFCLGEALVFEAEVEYKGIEGYGLVLAEEEEKAVAVAVLEAIFKSDEENLKKKLYRFLSKEKKKIEESWEKERKLIAKTKVQFETMVKR from the coding sequence ATGATGGAACTGGACTTCAGGGAAGTGGTTGTTCAAATGGATAAAAGAGCCCTGAAAAGGCTTCTGAATATTTTGCCCATGGAGGAGGTAAAGGTAAAGAGGGGACCACAACCTGGGTGTTTGATGATAAAGGCAAAAGATTGCTTTGGTGTAGATTTTTGTTTGGGAGAGGCACTGGTCTTTGAAGCAGAGGTAGAGTATAAAGGTATTGAGGGCTATGGTTTGGTTTTGGCAGAGGAAGAGGAAAAAGCTGTTGCGGTCGCTGTCTTAGAAGCAATCTTTAAATCGGATGAGGAAAACCTAAAGAAAAAACTCTACCGGTTCTTGAGTAAGGAAAAGAAAAAGATTGAAGAAAGCTGGGAAAAAGAGAGAAAGCTTATAGCAAAAACCAAAGTCCAATTTGAAACAATGGTAAAAAGGTAA
- the phnH gene encoding phosphonate C-P lyase system protein PhnH — translation MQREVFFTQKVFKSLLRAMSFPGTVQSLEFSEELYQFLGDEFWTLGSIALTLIDGHTSFCVIGPNSKLLEERIIKLTRSKVLPMKEADFVITTEALQERLWDVKVGELRNPEKSATVIYLVEGVQEGIGGGVVLRLSGPGVKGERLISLFGLPPQEFLTLSQVNHLFPLGIDCFFVDKKGMLVGIPRSVKVEVL, via the coding sequence ATGCAGAGAGAGGTATTTTTCACTCAGAAGGTGTTTAAAAGTCTTTTACGGGCAATGAGCTTTCCTGGCACAGTGCAAAGCCTTGAGTTTTCAGAGGAACTTTACCAATTCTTAGGTGATGAGTTTTGGACATTAGGTTCCATAGCTCTTACGCTCATAGACGGGCACACCAGCTTCTGTGTGATAGGTCCCAACAGCAAACTCTTAGAGGAAAGGATAATCAAGCTAACCAGAAGTAAAGTTTTGCCTATGAAGGAGGCGGATTTTGTAATAACAACGGAAGCTTTGCAAGAAAGGCTTTGGGATGTTAAAGTGGGAGAACTTCGCAACCCAGAAAAATCCGCCACTGTCATCTATTTGGTTGAAGGAGTGCAAGAAGGAATAGGAGGTGGTGTTGTTCTTAGATTGTCCGGACCGGGGGTTAAAGGGGAAAGACTGATCAGCCTTTTTGGTCTGCCACCGCAGGAGTTCCTAACTCTGTCTCAAGTGAATCACCTTTTCCCCTTGGGAATAGACTGCTTTTTTGTTGATAAGAAGGGAATGCTCGTAGGCATTCCCAGGTCTGTAAAGGTGGAGGTGTTATAA
- the phnE gene encoding phosphonate ABC transporter, permease protein PhnE, translated as MRYSLPSPSFKYLWWLLFLVVLYYSFSFSKFDVFALVEGFSNSLALIEEMIPPQFSNLENIINLTFQTVAIGLWGTIIGSIISLPVGFLSARNTSPNLLVYYTFRGLVNFLRSIPELLYALILVIAFGVGPLPGIIALAISTVGLLGKFYSEAIESVDQKPVEALQSTGSRSIAVFRHAIIPQILPLFVGYNLYLLDHNIRVAIVLGVVGAGGLGVELYSQMRAFNYPQVGAILVVIVLVISLIDRLSAKLREDIQQYKLLAYHTKTKDLILLASTIIVALVSLKFLPIDTSELVRGFKNLLPLIGEFFKFDFSELKTYVLLMLETVAIGITGTTIAVLLSVPLGMLMARNLINNFFVNNVAREIANFLRAIPELVMALIFVSAVGLGPFAGVLAIALHTTGFLSKFYAEAIENLDYRPIEALEAVGARLTQTIRHAVIPMILPLFNSYNLYILDRNVRAATVMGVVGAGGIGFELVMRIKLLEFEKVSVMILVILLTLVLIDYFSGYLRRRLV; from the coding sequence TTGAGGTATAGTCTTCCAAGTCCTTCCTTCAAATACCTTTGGTGGCTCTTGTTTTTAGTAGTCCTTTACTACTCCTTTAGCTTTTCAAAGTTTGACGTCTTTGCCCTGGTGGAGGGATTTTCCAACTCCTTGGCTCTAATTGAGGAAATGATACCACCGCAGTTTAGTAACCTGGAAAACATAATAAATCTTACTTTCCAGACTGTAGCCATAGGTCTTTGGGGAACCATAATAGGAAGCATTATTTCCCTTCCGGTGGGTTTTTTGTCTGCCAGAAACACTTCACCAAACCTTCTTGTTTATTACACCTTTCGCGGGCTGGTGAATTTCTTAAGGTCTATTCCAGAACTTCTCTATGCACTCATTTTGGTTATAGCCTTTGGCGTTGGACCTTTGCCCGGAATTATAGCCCTTGCTATTTCTACGGTTGGTCTTCTCGGCAAGTTCTATTCGGAGGCAATAGAAAGCGTAGACCAAAAGCCCGTGGAAGCTTTGCAATCTACAGGTAGCAGAAGCATTGCGGTCTTTAGACATGCCATAATACCCCAGATACTTCCCCTTTTCGTTGGATACAATCTATACCTTTTAGACCACAACATCAGAGTGGCTATAGTTTTAGGAGTGGTGGGAGCAGGTGGCCTTGGAGTTGAGCTTTACAGCCAGATGAGAGCCTTTAACTATCCTCAGGTGGGAGCTATACTTGTAGTGATAGTGCTAGTGATCTCCTTAATAGACAGGCTTTCCGCCAAGCTAAGAGAAGATATACAGCAGTATAAGCTCTTGGCCTACCACACAAAGACCAAAGACCTAATTCTACTTGCATCTACCATCATAGTTGCCTTAGTGTCCTTGAAGTTTTTACCCATTGATACTTCAGAGCTGGTAAGAGGTTTTAAAAATCTACTGCCCTTGATTGGAGAGTTTTTTAAATTTGACTTTAGCGAGCTCAAAACTTACGTCCTGCTCATGCTTGAAACTGTAGCTATCGGCATAACCGGAACAACCATAGCGGTTTTACTGTCCGTTCCTTTGGGAATGCTTATGGCCAGAAATTTGATAAATAATTTCTTCGTGAATAATGTTGCAAGGGAAATAGCAAACTTTTTGAGGGCTATACCTGAACTTGTGATGGCTTTGATCTTTGTTAGCGCAGTGGGGCTTGGTCCCTTTGCGGGTGTCTTGGCCATAGCCTTGCATACGACGGGCTTTTTGTCTAAGTTTTACGCAGAAGCTATAGAGAACTTGGACTATAGACCAATAGAAGCCTTAGAAGCTGTAGGAGCCAGGCTAACCCAGACCATAAGACATGCGGTAATACCCATGATCCTTCCACTCTTCAATAGCTACAATCTTTACATACTGGACAGGAACGTAAGAGCTGCCACCGTAATGGGGGTGGTAGGGGCAGGGGGAATAGGTTTTGAGCTTGTGATGAGGATAAAACTCCTTGAGTTTGAAAAGGTATCCGTAATGATATTAGTTATACTACTTACCTTAGTGCTCATAGACTATTTTTCCGGTTATCTGAGGAGGAGGTTGGTATGA
- a CDS encoding carbon-phosphorus lyase complex subunit PhnI, whose protein sequence is MGYVAVRGGEKAIEYACKLLEYQRLKGKSKLLSVDQIVEQLYFLVDRVMSEGSLYAPKLAALAIKQAAGDLLEASFILRASRNTLPSLGYSLPIKTDKMRIIRRISAAFKDIPGGQILGPTSDYCLRLFRFELLEENEDKRKKFMKELLGELGEEDLPAEFPKIVEILRKEGLVVEAPSHQSTEFVDITKEAVSSFPPPRSALLQAMARAETGGLLLLAYSNMRGYGDIHPTVAELRVGYAPVTVLHPYTGEEIYVGEVKITEVELVAKIESQEGIPKFSLGYGACFGHNETKAICMAVLDKAMQTQEPKNPSEDSEFVFYHIDSVDSMGFANHYKLPHYVTFQSDLDRLRKIQSQFMEVKNEA, encoded by the coding sequence ATGGGTTACGTAGCGGTTAGAGGTGGTGAAAAAGCCATAGAATACGCCTGTAAGCTTTTAGAGTATCAAAGGCTTAAGGGAAAGTCAAAACTGCTATCTGTTGATCAGATAGTGGAACAGCTTTACTTCTTGGTTGATAGGGTTATGTCTGAAGGGTCCCTTTACGCTCCAAAGCTCGCTGCCTTAGCTATCAAGCAGGCTGCAGGAGATCTCCTTGAAGCCTCTTTTATTCTGAGAGCCAGCAGAAACACTCTTCCCAGCTTAGGATACTCCCTGCCCATCAAGACGGACAAAATGAGGATAATAAGGAGAATTTCCGCGGCTTTTAAAGACATTCCAGGGGGACAGATTTTGGGACCCACCTCAGACTACTGCCTTAGACTGTTTAGATTTGAGCTTTTGGAAGAAAACGAAGATAAAAGGAAAAAGTTTATGAAGGAGCTTTTAGGTGAATTGGGAGAGGAAGATCTACCTGCCGAGTTTCCCAAGATTGTAGAAATTCTCAGAAAAGAAGGGCTTGTGGTAGAAGCACCCTCTCATCAATCCACGGAGTTTGTGGATATTACAAAAGAGGCAGTAAGTAGCTTCCCCCCTCCAAGAAGTGCCCTTTTGCAAGCTATGGCCAGAGCAGAAACGGGAGGACTTTTGCTTCTTGCCTATTCCAACATGAGGGGCTACGGAGACATACATCCTACCGTAGCAGAGCTAAGGGTGGGCTATGCGCCAGTGACCGTGCTTCATCCTTACACAGGAGAGGAAATATACGTAGGAGAAGTAAAGATTACAGAGGTAGAGTTGGTAGCTAAGATAGAGAGCCAAGAGGGTATACCTAAGTTCTCTTTGGGATACGGTGCGTGCTTTGGACACAATGAAACTAAGGCTATATGCATGGCGGTTTTGGATAAGGCTATGCAAACGCAAGAGCCAAAGAACCCTTCCGAAGACAGCGAGTTTGTATTCTATCACATAGACAGCGTTGATTCTATGGGCTTTGCCAATCACTACAAGCTTCCTCACTACGTAACTTTTCAATCCGATTTGGACAGGCT